In Flavobacterium praedii, the DNA window GCAAAAGGACAATTTATTCTGGACTTTGGAAGATAGTGGCAATGCCAACAAAATCTATGGATTGAATGTTGAAAATGGAGCAATAGAGAAAACGGTAATTATAGAAAATACCTCAAATACAGATTGGGAGGATATAACAAAAGATAAAGAAGGAAATTTATACATAGGTGATTTTGGGAATAATAACAATGTTCGAAAAGATTTATGTATTTATAAAATTGATAAAAAATCATTAAATCTGGAAAATGCCATTCCGGCTTATAAAATTTCGTTTTCGTATCCCGAACAAAAAATGTTTCCGCCCAAAAAGACTGCCTTATTCTTTGATGTCGAAGGTTTTTTTGAATATAAAAATAATTTTTATCTCTTCACCAAGAATCGAAGTAAAGGATTTGACGGCACCGTTTTGGTGTATAAAATTCCAAATAAAGCAGGTTTCCATCAAGCTGTTTTAATGGGTAAATTTAAAACCTGTGACAACTATAATCATTGTGCTGTTACAAGTGCTGCAATCAGCCCTGATGCTTCAAAGGTGGTTCTTTTGACCCATGATAAAATTGTACTCCTGGCAAATTTTAAAGAAGATAATTTTCTAAAAGGAAAACAGTCACTATTGAAATTAAATCATTTTTCGCAAAAAGAAGCGATCTGTTTTAAGAACAATGAAACATTGATTATTGCTGATGAAAAGACGAAAAAAATAGGAGGAAATGTATATGAGGTGAGTCTTTCAACACTAAAATCCATACCCTAAACCAAAAGTGACTCTAGCACGATCATCAGTACTTTTGAAGTAGGTAATTCTTCCTGTTATTACATTGAGTCCATTAATCCATATTCCGCCTCCAACAGATTGATGCCATTTATTAGACTCTTCGCCATCGAGCCAAACTCTTCCATAATCAAAACCACCTAGAATTCCATAGGACATTGGTATGATACTTTTTTTGATTTTACCGATATTCCAGCGTAAATCTGTGCTTTGGTAGAAAGAGGCTTTTCCTAAGAATCGTTCATTTCTAAAACCTCTTAAATCATAGTCACCTCCTAATGTTGCACCTTGATAAAACTCGAAATTATTGTTGAATAGTACTTTTGATTTTAGAATAGTAGCCAAAACAAACTGACCATTAGCATCAATTTTATGATTGAAATTAATCTTTGCGTCTAAAGTTGGAAAATTTGTTTTTGCCTCTTTGATATTCATTTTCCAACTTCCCATCACTGAAAATCCAAATCCCATAGTGGGAAGAGAAGGAAGATCGTAATTTTCAAAACTATATTTGATTGCAGCTCCAATATACTGTTGATTATTAAAAACATTTGGGTTTACAGCACCCGGAATATTGATGTATCGATCGGTAGTTTCTTCGACTTTTATTTTTTCGAAATGAGCTGCAATATTTATTTCACTTCCATAGCGTCCTACTTTTTTAATGGACGGAGATGCTTTTAACGTTCTCAAACGGACCCGATTGTAATCCATTCCATTAAGGGCGTCATTATTTATGGTTTCATTTCCATAGCCAAAATAATTAATAGTAAAGTTAGGACTCGTAAATTTTGATTCTAAATCGAAATCCCATTTGCCTAAAGTTTTTGGAAAATAGCCATTGTATATAAACTCATAACCACTGGTTGCAAATAAATAATTAGCTTTTAAAATGTGTTTTTGTGTGTATGGATATTGATTGAACTTGTTAACGGTGTAATTTGCAATAATTCCTAATTTTACACCATCATCTGGATTATACCCTCCAAAAGGGAATCCTGAAAAAGCATTGTATTTTACCTTTTCATAGTTGTAAAAATTAGGCTCGTAATCATCCGTCAAATAGGTTTTGGTTTTAGTGTCTAAAGTATAAGTGTTTGGCTTTGATTTAAAATCATAGATCTTTATTTTTTTACCGTTTTCAATAGTATAACTGTCATTATTTTGCCCTCCAATCAATCGAATCTTTATTGCGGAATTAGTATCACCTTTTACTTCAAATACGTCATCATCGTCCAAACCGTAAATCCAAATATTTTTGGTTTTATCAGCAGTAAATTTTTTGGTATAAAGTAACTCATCACTTTCTTTTTTGAGTCTGTAAATTGCTATTTCTGTATTGTTTTTTGAGGTATGGGTAATTACAAATTTATCTTTTTTATCTGTTCCGACAATCAAAACCGTTTTTTGTAAAACGCGGTAATATTCTTTGGCGTAGCTCTGTAGTTTTGTTTTTCTTATTTTTAATTTGCGTTTGATGTCTTTAATGGTTTCGTCTTGAACTTCTTTTGGTAAATTGATAAAAGCGCCATCAATGTCAGCATCTGATAAATGCTCTTGAATGTATTTGGCCTGTGTAATCCATTCTTTTTCGTCAGCAGTTTTTAAAAAAGCAATATCCTGCGGATAAGGTTCACGGTTCAACCATTTTACATTGCGAATATCTTCTTTAAAGCTTTGCATATGACGCAATGCTGGCATGTTCATTAAAAGCGATAACAATGCCCCATCATATTTGGTAAAGGCTTGATCTCTGTCTCTTGGGATAGGTTTGTAGACTATTTTTCCATCCTCTTTGTATTCACCCCAACGCCATTGATCACTATGTCGATCCCAATCGCCAATAAGCATATCAAATAATCGGGCTTTGATATAGGCAGGTTCATCGATGGTATATTTCTCATCTTTGCGTATGTTTTTCATTAGGTCATCCGTGCTGATAATGTCTAGTGGTTTACCCAAACTTTTGGCGTTTTTTTGATTGTCAGTCAGGTGTTCTTCCACTAGGTAGAGTTCGTCTCCAAAATTATAATTAAAGCCTTTTAAAACAGGTTGTTTTGGAATATAATACAAATGCGGATTGGTATGTGCTACGCCAATTTTGTCGGCCAGATTTCCTACAGCCAGTGGGGTATAAGGATGCGAGGTTGTATAAAAATCAAACAAAAAACCTTCTGCAAAAGTGTCATCAAATTGATTTAAAACATACTGATCTTTGAATACTACAGATTGTAAAAAACGGGAAGTGCTTTTTTTGAGTGCACGCATCACGTATTCTTT includes these proteins:
- a CDS encoding metallophosphoesterase, with protein sequence MKLFPKKYLVINFTSILLGLALHSCATHHVQYGKKIENHDIQNETDSSKIAHTFFLIGDAGNADKEKVMQTFSLLQKRVENSNKKSTLLFLGDNIYPKGFPQNEFPIEQALAETKLTNQLELSKNFKGRTIFIPGNHDWYSGIAGLERQAKFVTKYLNDKKAFLPQNNCGLEELKIDKNITLITIDSQWFLEDWDKYPTINDNCSIKTREHFFDELASVLNKNQDKTVILALHHPLMTNGSHGGQYALEKELFPLEQKIPLPFIGSAINLVRKTSGINPQDIQNKVYNNFTKRVKTLLQNQRNVIVVSGHDHNLQYLYKNNIRQIISGAGSKSEAAKAINPNDFSYGGNGYVSLTLYKNGETKVAFYGNEDQQEKLLLEQTIIKVRDTVAPTNLQTKFSATTGTSIYSTEMTQKSIFHKFLFGQHYRKYYSLPIEAKTATLDTLFGGVRPTREGGGHQSKSLRLVDSNGKEYVMRALKKSTSRFLQSVVFKDQYVLNQFDDTFAEGFLFDFYTTSHPYTPLAVGNLADKIGVAHTNPHLYYIPKQPVLKGFNYNFGDELYLVEEHLTDNQKNAKSLGKPLDIISTDDLMKNIRKDEKYTIDEPAYIKARLFDMLIGDWDRHSDQWRWGEYKEDGKIVYKPIPRDRDQAFTKYDGALLSLLMNMPALRHMQSFKEDIRNVKWLNREPYPQDIAFLKTADEKEWITQAKYIQEHLSDADIDGAFINLPKEVQDETIKDIKRKLKIRKTKLQSYAKEYYRVLQKTVLIVGTDKKDKFVITHTSKNNTEIAIYRLKKESDELLYTKKFTADKTKNIWIYGLDDDDVFEVKGDTNSAIKIRLIGGQNNDSYTIENGKKIKIYDFKSKPNTYTLDTKTKTYLTDDYEPNFYNYEKVKYNAFSGFPFGGYNPDDGVKLGIIANYTVNKFNQYPYTQKHILKANYLFATSGYEFIYNGYFPKTLGKWDFDLESKFTSPNFTINYFGYGNETINNDALNGMDYNRVRLRTLKASPSIKKVGRYGSEINIAAHFEKIKVEETTDRYINIPGAVNPNVFNNQQYIGAAIKYSFENYDLPSLPTMGFGFSVMGSWKMNIKEAKTNFPTLDAKINFNHKIDANGQFVLATILKSKVLFNNNFEFYQGATLGGDYDLRGFRNERFLGKASFYQSTDLRWNIGKIKKSIIPMSYGILGGFDYGRVWLDGEESNKWHQSVGGGIWINGLNVITGRITYFKSTDDRARVTFGLGYGF